In Pleuronectes platessa chromosome 8, fPlePla1.1, whole genome shotgun sequence, the genomic stretch CGAAACAAAAGCACAAATACGAAGACTATTTAACTAACCTCTAGAGGAGAGTCTGGTTCATCCAGGATGCTATTTTCACTCTGTATCCGCTGCATCGTCCCTGTAGAACTGGGGTCCATTATCAGCACGTTCTGACTACCAGCTCCGCTGATCTTACAGTCACTCTTTCTGGAGTCAGTCGTCCTGCACACCTCGTAATTGTACACGTGCTGGAGAGTCCCTGTCCCCAAAGTGTCTGAGTAACGTGGTGGATAATATGGAATCACGGGGAGGTTGGAGTGATACAGGACGCGAGACTGTCTCCACCTGTAGATTTTCACTGAGATAATAACCACTACacacgtgatgaagaggaaggaaactaCAGCCAGAGCCAGCACTAAGTAAAAAGTCAGGTTGTCGTTGTACTCCTTGTCGTGCGTAAAGTCAGTGAACTCCGACAGCACTTCCGGGAAGCTGTCCGCCACCGCCACGTTAACAACGACTGTAGCTGAACGAGAGGGCTGCCCGTTGTCCTCCACTATAACACTCAGTCTTTGTTTCACTGCGTCTTTATCAGTGACTTGGCGGATAGTTCTTATTTCTCCATTCTGTGAGCCCACTTCAAACAGCGCCCTGTCTGTGGCTTTCTGCAGTTTATAGGAGAGCCAGGCATTCTGACCAGAGTCCACATCAACAGCCACCACTTTAGTGACCAGGTAGCCCACATCTGCTGAACGAGGCACCATTTCAGCCACCAGAGAGCCACCAGTCTGGACTGGGTACAGCACCTGAGGGGGGTTGTCGTTCTGGTCCTGGATCAGTATTTTCACAGTCACGTTGCTACTGAGTGGAGGAGAGCCTCCATCCTGAGCTTTGACTCGGAAGTGAAAATCTTTGATTTGTTCGTAGTCAAAAGAGCGCACTGCATGGATGACTCCACTATCAGCACTAACAGACACATACGAGGAGACTGGCACTCCGTTAACAGAGGAGTCCTCCAGTATGTAAGAAACACGGGCATTCTGGTTCCAGTCAGCGTCTCTGGCTTTCACTGTGAATACAGAGAGACCTGGTGTGTTGTTTTCTACAATGTAGGCCTCGTATGAGCTCCTCTCAAAGACAGGCGCGTTGTCATTCACGTCAGAGATCTGTAAGGTGAGAGTGACGCTGCTGGAGAGGGAGGGCACGCCCTCATCAGAGCAGCTCACTGTGATGTTATACTCTGagaatctctctctgtctaattcactgtttGTGACGATACTATAAAAACCATTTGATGCATTTTCAATGATTAGTGGTACATTCTCGCTAAGAAAACATGTAACCACTCCGTTATTATCCGAGTCAGCATCGTGCACATTCATCACAGCGACAACTGTTTGTATCCCAGAGTCTTCCGGTATAGACTGTGAAGTTGACATCAAATCTATTATCGGAACATTATCATTCACATCAATTATGTCAAATTGTATTTTGCAGGAGTCAGTGAGCCCACCTTGATCTCTTGCTTTAACATTTAGCTGATAATGTTTTGATGTTTCATAATCTACTTTTCCGATCAAACGTACCTCACCACTTGTACCgtgtatttcaaataaattcAGAATCCCCTCCGTGTTACTAGATAAGGAGTACGTTATCAAACTATTGGCGCCCTGATCTACGTCTCTCGCCGTTACAGTCATTAATGAAGTTCCCTTCGGGGTGTTTTCCATTAAATTCGCTTTATAGGTTGACTGCGTAAACACTGGCGCATTGTCATTCACATCTAATACAGTTATATGAATTTCCACTGTCCCTGACAACTGAGGTTCACCTCCGTCGATAGCGGTTAGTGTTAGAGTCAGATGCTCTTGTTTTTCACGATCAAGAGGTTTTTCCAAGACCATCTCAACCTCCTTTTCTCCATCTGCGTTTCCGTTGAGTTTTAAAACGAAGTTATCTGTCGGATTAAGGGAGTAGCTCTTGAGCCCATTTCCTCCAACATCAGTATCTAATGCTTTCTCTAATACGAATTTTGCCCCCCTGACAGCCGATTCACTTATCTCAAATAACATACTGTTCATTTTGAATATAGGAGCGTTGTCGTTTATATCTGTTATTTCGACTGTTACACGATAGAACTCGATGGGGTTTTCCAAAATAATTTGAAACTGTAAAGCGCACGGACTCGTCTGTTTGCATAACGCCTCTCTGTCTATTTTCTCCCGAATGAGAAGGAGGCCCTTTTCTTTATTCAGCTCGATATATTCGGCGCCGTTTCCAACATGCAAGCGAGCTTTTCCGGATTTCAGCCGTTTTAAATCCAAACCTAAATCTTGTGCGATGTTTCCGACCATTGAGCCTTTCGACATTTCCTCGGGGATGGAATAGCTGACCTGCCCGTgcacagaccagagagagagcgtCGAGAGAAACAAAAGCACTTGCCGTCTCATTGTTCCGTTCAACGGAGCTACACCGTCACAAAGAATCAGAAAATAATCCACAGAAAAGGCAGTAGTAATCCACAAACAGCGGTAccgagaaaataaaaaacgtcAGTTAAAATGTCCATGTAAATTATTCCAACTCTTTGGTCCGTGTGTACTCTTCTCGATGACAGATATATTGTGTGGTTCCGTCCTTACATCCCACAGCAACAAAATGATCAGGGAGgcactgctgaaaaatgcaatgacactaacacacactggcCAACAGCGTCGCCAAGAGTGCAAAATACGAAACTGCAGAGTATATGGGGCTATTAAGGAGACAAGGAacttaagtttaaaaaaatactattCACAGAACTTCTCACAGTAGCATTCTATAGATTCAAATAAAAGACGACACAAATGACTATTGACAGGACATGGTACATGAAAAAACCGCATTGCACCATGGTGACCAAAAGTGTCtcagtcagtcattcagtccgtcactgaaaaacacaatgacagATGCCATACACGAGAATCTGCCTCAACCTCATATGGTGGTTCGTCTagcgctgtccgtggtgctggtCAAAGTAAAACCACGCAATAAAATCAACATAAACTATTAACAGcacgttttttgtttgtttgttttgtttgatgtcttTACTAAGAGCAATGGATGATAGCAATTAAATACGATCATCACCTAGAGGAGAGTTTAGCTCAACGTCAgaggatagacagacagatagacagatagattgatagatagatagatagatagatagatagatagatagatagatagatagatagatagatagatagatagatagatagatagatagagagagagagagagagagagagagagagagagagagagagagagagagagagagagagagagagagaaacagacagacagacagagagactgaACAGCAACAAGGATGTTATGTGTGCTGTCCATGGTactgaaacaaaaaaacctCCAAGTGAAATGAACCCTGAATCTCAGCAAGCTGAGCTAAAGGAGTATGCATGCAACTGAAACACTGAAAAGGGCATAATTCAAAGGAATAGGCCTGGAAACAAATTAGAGTTTATAACTAACCTCAAGAGGAGAGTCTGGTTCATCCAGGATGCTCTTTTCACTCTGTATCCGCTGCATCGTCCCTGTAGCACTGGGGTCCATTATCAGCACGTTCTGACTACCAGCTCCGCTGAACTTACAGTCACTCTTTTTGGAGTCAGTCGTCCTGCACACCTCGTAATTGTACACGTGTTGGAGAGTCCCTGTCCCCAAAGTGTCTGAGTAACGTGGTGGATAATATGGAATCACAGGGAGGTTGGATTGATACAGGACGCGAGACTGTCTCCACCTGTAGATTTTCACTGAGATAATAACCACTACacacgtgatgaagaggaaggaaactaCAGCCAGAGCCAACACTAAGTAAAAAGTCAGGTTGTCGTTGTACTCCTTGTCGTGCGTAAAGTCAGTGAACTCCGACAGCACTTCCGGGAAGCTGTCCGCCACCGCCACGTTAACAACGACTGTAGCTGAACGAGAGGGCTGCCCGTTGTCCTCCACTATAACACTCAGTCTTTGTTTCACTGCGTCTTTATCAGTGACTTGGCGGATAGTTCTTATTTCTCCATTCTGTGAGCCCACTTCAAACAGCGCCCTGTCTGTGGCTTTCTGCAGTTTATAGGAGAGCCAGGCATTCTGTCCAGAGTCCACATCCACAGCCACAACTTTAGTGACCAGATAGCCCACATCCGCTGAACGAGGCACCAGTTCAGCCACCAGAGAGCCACCAGTCTGGACTGGGTACAGAACCTGAGGGGGGTTGTCGTTCTGGTCCTGGATCAGTATTTTCACAGTCACGTTACTACTGAGTGGAGGAGAGCCTCCATCCTGAGCTTTGACTCGGAAGTGAAAATCTTTGATCTGCTCGTAGTCAAAAGAGCGCACTGCATGGATGACTCCACTATCAGCACTAACAGACACATACGAGGAGACTGGCACTCCGTTAACAGAGGAGTCCTCCAGTATGTAAGAAACACGGGCATTCTGGTTCCAGTCAGAGTCTCTGGCTTTCACTGTGAATACAGAGAGACCTGGTGTGTTGTTTTCTACAATGTAGGCCTCATATGAGCTCCTCTCAAAAACAGGCGCGTTGTCATTCACGTCAGAGATCTGTAAGGTGAGAGTGACGCTGCTGGAGAGGGAGGGCACACCCTCATCAGAGCAGCTCACTGTGATATTATACTCAGAGGATCTCTCTCGGTCTAATTCACTGTCTGTCACTAAACTATAGAAAGtatttgttgatgttttcaaaatgaatggtACATTTTCTCCAATAAAACATCGAACATTTCCGTTTTCTCCAGAGTCTTTGTCTTCTATGTTTATCATTGTCACGACTGTATTAAGTTTTGCATCTTCTGAAATCACAGTTGACTTCGACATTATGTTAATTTCAGGTTTGTTATCATTTACATCTTGCACATCGACCATTAACTTGCAAGAATCTGTGAGTCCACCCTCGTCACTGGCCAGAACATTTATTTGATAATTTCGAGAGTCTTCGAAATCAATATTGCCAATTAAACTAATTTCACCGGTTTCCTCATTTACCTCAAATACTTTAATAATGCCATCTAATGTATTTGTAATTGAATATAGTATTTTAGCATTAGAGTCTTGATCTGCATCTGTAGCTGTAACTGCCGCTACAACTGTTCCTTTAGGTGAATTCTCAGTAACTGTAGCTTTGTATGTGGACTGTGTAAAAACAGGGGCGTTATCATTAACGTCTAAAACTGTAATAATTATCATCATTGTTCCTGTCATCTGCGGCTCTCCTCCATCTACAGCCATTAACACGAGAGATATCTgctcctgtttctctctgtctaaAGGTTTCTGTAGAATCATCTCgacatttttatttccatcagTGTGACTGTGAACTCGGAGAGCAAAATTATCTGTTGGCTTTAATTCGTAGCTTTTAAGATCGTTTATTGCAACATCGAGATCCACAGCCCCCTTGAGCACAAATTTTGCCCCCGTGATCGCTGTCTCACTGATTTTAAATTGCATTTCATTCTTTTCAAAGGTCGGTGAATTATCATTGATATCTGTGATCTGCACCGTCACACTGTAAAATTCCATAGGATTCTCTAAAATAATCTGAAAATGCAAAGCGCACGGCGTCGTCTGTCTGCAGAGCGCCTCTCTGTCGATTCTCTCTTTGACGAGGAGGactcctctttctctgttcAGCTCGATGTACTCGTCGCTGCCTCGGGTATAAATTCGAGCTTTACCAGATGTCAGACGTTTGGTTTGTAAACCTAAATCATGCGCTATATTGCCCACTAAAGATCCTTTTGCCATTTCCTCAGGAATAGTGTAGCTGACCTGCCCGAGCACCGTGCcgacggagaggagacacatgaacagcAGTACTCGCCTCGTCATTGTTCTTGCCGAAATGATTCCAAAAGGTTGAGTTTGTTTATATCCCAGAAAACTGATAGAGAATCCAGTATAAAACGTTAAACCAGCGAAAATATA encodes the following:
- the LOC128445548 gene encoding protocadherin gamma-A2-like codes for the protein MTRRVLLFMCLLSVGTVLGQVSYTIPEEMAKGSLVGNIAHDLGLQTKRLTSGKARIYTRGSDEYIELNRERGVLLVKERIDREALCRQTTPCALHFQIILENPMEFYSVTVQITDINDNSPTFEKNEMQFKISETAITGAKFVLKGAVDLDVAINDLKSYELKPTDNFALRVHSHTDGNKNVEMILQKPLDREKQEQISLVLMAVDGGEPQMTGTMMIIITVLDVNDNAPVFTQSTYKATVTENSPKGTVVAAVTATDADQDSNAKILYSITNTLDGIIKVFEVNEETGEISLIGNIDFEDSRNYQINVLASDEGGLTDSCKLMVDVQDVNDNKPEINIMSKSTVISEDAKLNTVVTMINIEDKDSGENGNVRCFIGENVPFILKTSTNTFYSLVTDSELDRERSSEYNITVSCSDEGVPSLSSSVTLTLQISDVNDNAPVFERSSYEAYIVENNTPGLSVFTVKARDSDWNQNARVSYILEDSSVNGVPVSSYVSVSADSGVIHAVRSFDYEQIKDFHFRVKAQDGGSPPLSSNVTVKILIQDQNDNPPQVLYPVQTGGSLVAELVPRSADVGYLVTKVVAVDVDSGQNAWLSYKLQKATDRALFEVGSQNGEIRTIRQVTDKDAVKQRLSVIVEDNGQPSRSATVVVNVAVADSFPEVLSEFTDFTHDKEYNDNLTFYLVLALAVVSFLFITCVVVIISVKIYRWRQSRVLYQSNLPVIPYYPPRYSDTLGTGTLQHVYNYEVCRTTDSKKSDCKFSGAGSQNVLIMDPSATGTMQRIQSEKSILDEPDSPLEVSYKL
- the LOC128445543 gene encoding protocadherin gamma-A2; the protein is MRRQVLLFLSTLSLWSVHGQVSYSIPEEMSKGSMVGNIAQDLGLDLKRLKSGKARLHVGNGAEYIELNKEKGLLLIREKIDREALCKQTSPCALQFQIILENPIEFYRVTVEITDINDNAPIFKMNSMLFEISESAVRGAKFVLEKALDTDVGGNGLKSYSLNPTDNFVLKLNGNADGEKEVEMVLEKPLDREKQEHLTLTLTAIDGGEPQLSGTVEIHITVLDVNDNAPVFTQSTYKANLMENTPKGTSLMTVTARDVDQGANSLITYSLSSNTEGILNLFEIHGTSGEVRLIGKVDYETSKHYQLNVKARDQGGLTDSCKIQFDIIDVNDNVPIIDLMSTSQSIPEDSGIQTVVAVMNVHDADSDNNGVVTCFLSENVPLIIENASNGFYSIVTNSELDRERFSEYNITVSCSDEGVPSLSSSVTLTLQISDVNDNAPVFERSSYEAYIVENNTPGLSVFTVKARDADWNQNARVSYILEDSSVNGVPVSSYVSVSADSGVIHAVRSFDYEQIKDFHFRVKAQDGGSPPLSSNVTVKILIQDQNDNPPQVLYPVQTGGSLVAEMVPRSADVGYLVTKVVAVDVDSGQNAWLSYKLQKATDRALFEVGSQNGEIRTIRQVTDKDAVKQRLSVIVEDNGQPSRSATVVVNVAVADSFPEVLSEFTDFTHDKEYNDNLTFYLVLALAVVSFLFITCVVVIISVKIYRWRQSRVLYHSNLPVIPYYPPRYSDTLGTGTLQHVYNYEVCRTTDSRKSDCKISGAGSQNVLIMDPSSTGTMQRIQSENSILDEPDSPLEVS